A segment of the Campylobacter showae CSUNSWCD genome:
CGAGAGTGGCACGAGCAGCTTTTTGCCGCAGCAAAGGACGAAGGGCTAGTCTGCTTTTCAAGCCCGTTTTGCAGGGACGATGCCGATTTTTTAGAGAAATTTAACCCGCCCGCTTATAAGATAGCGAGCTTTGAGGTCACGGATTATGATTTCGTGCGGTACGTCGCGCTCAAGGGCAAACCGATCATCATCTCCACCGGCATCGCAACCGAGCAAGAAATCGCCGACGTCGTGCAAATTTGCAAAGATGCGGGAAACGAGCAGATCGCGCTTTTAAAATGCACGTCTAGCTACCCTGCTCCGCTTGATGGGATGAATCTGCTCACGATTGCGGATATGAAGCGCAAATTTGGCGTCGAGGTCGGCTTTTCAGACCACACGCTAGGTATCGTAGCGCCCGTTGTCGCCGTGAGTCTTGGCGCTCGCGTCGTAGAAAAGCACTTTATCCTAGACAAAAGCGTTCGCAGCGTCGATGAGGCTTTTAGCCTGGACGAGCTGGAATTTAGCGAAATGGTAAAAGCCGTGCGAGACGCCGAAGCACTGCTTGGCAAAGTAAACTACGAGCTAGACGACAAAGCCGTGCAAAATCGCCGCTTTTCGCGCTCGCTTTACGCCTGCGCGGATATCAAAGAGGGCGAAATTTTTAGCGAAAAAAACGTAAAAAGCGTGCGCCCGGGATATGGCCTGCACCCTAAATTTTTACCTGAGCTACTAGGTAAAAAAGCAAAAAGAGATATAAAATTTAGCGAGAGAATCACAAAGGAGGATATATAATGGCTAAGAAAAAAGAGGACGAGTACCTAAAACTAAATAGCTTGCAAAAAAAGGGCGCTCGCGAAAATCAAACAAGCGACAAAGGCGATAAAAATATCGATGAAACCGTCACAAATATTGCAAATCCTATTTTCAAAAAAAATCTTCAAGCGCTTTTTCAACAGGACGAAATTTTAGCCGCGCGCCTTTGGGGCATGAAAGAGACCGAAAAATACGACGTTTTTATAGGAAAAGATCCGATAGATATAAATATCATCGACAATAAAACCCTAAAATACGTCTACGAAAGCCCGGCTAAAGATATTCTACGCATCCTAGAGTCGACCGAAAAAGAGTATAAAAGATATCCTATCATGTACTTTTACGGTCTTGGCAACGGTATTTTTTATAAAGCCTTGCTAAAAAACGAAACGCATCAAAAAGTCATAGTCGTAGAGCCCGAGATAGAGATTATTTATATAGCATTAAATTTAATCGACTTATCGGATGAACTGATTAGCGAAAGGCTAGTTTTATTTTTCTCAGAATTTGCGACATACTCGCAGTTTTATTTTGCGGTTTCTAGCCAACTTTTCTCTTCATACGCAAAAACTTATAACCTACACATCCACACGCCGTTTTATGAAAATTTCCATGAAGATATCGTAAGGATAAATAAAGACTTCACCAAGGCTATATCTCAAATGGTCGTCGCTCACGGCAATAGCATAGACGATACTCTAATAGGCATAAAACACCACATAGAGCATATTCCGGAGATGGTTACAAACTATTGCTATACGGATCTGATCAAAAAAAGACACGGACTCATGGATACCGCCATCATCGTATCTACAGGCCCGAGTCTAGATAAACAACTAGAAACTCTTAAAAAATTCGCGCCGTATTTTACCGTTATCAGCCTTGACGCGTCGTATCCTATTTTATTAAAGCACGGTATAAAACCGGACTACGTAACCTCAATCGAGCGCGTAGAGGCTACGTCCAGCTTTTTTAAAAACAAAAACAAAAAAATAGACGAAGATATTTATTTTATAGTAGCGTCGCTAACGCATAAACAAACGGTAGATAATATCTTACCGCGCCGCCTAACTCTTACGATGAGGCCGCAACAAAGCGAAATGGCGTTTAATATGCCAAAATACGGCTATCTCGGCATCGGCCACTCTACGGCAAACCAGGCTTATCAGTTAGCTTACGCTCTCGGGCATAAAAATATTATTTTAATAGGTCAAGATTTAGCCTTTGCCCCAGACGGCAAATCTCACGCCAGCGGGCATGCATTTGCTCAGGCTGATGAATACCTATACGTAGAAGCTTACGGCGGAGAAGGCGAAGTAAGAACGACCTATATATGGGACAAATTTAAAAATCAGTTTGAAAAAGATATAGAGCAGGCTAAAAACGAGCAAATCACGACATATAACTGCACGGAAGGCGGCGCTAGAATACAAGGAAGCATTGAGCGACCGTTTTTGGAAACTGCAGAAGAGCTTAGTAAAGATAAAAAGATCAAAAAGCTACCGCACATAGAAAAAAACAGCGAAAAAACGGCAAACAAAGACCTGCTCAAAGCCTACAAATTTATCGTCAAAAAAGTACAAACTCAAAATAAAGTAAAACAAAGAATAGAAAAAACGTTCCTAGAACTAGTTCCCAAGATCGATAAGATAATGAAGATCAAAGATGAAGGCAAAGTGGACGAAAGCCTATTTGATCCGCTAGTAAAAATTATCGACAAAATAGATAAGCTAAAAAATTACATTAGCGGACAAAATCTAAAAAAATATATAGAAAACGTCTTGCAAATCGCCGTATATCATCAAGAACTAGAACTAGCCAAAATTTCGGTCGCACCCAGCGATACTAAAATGGAAAAAGTAAACAAGCTGCTCGAATGGGCCGAGATGCACAAATACTGGATGTTTTCGGCTGCAGGCGGCATAAATGCAGATATGGAAGTGACCAAAAAAGCGTCCGAAAATTTAGTCAAAGAGCTAAAAAAGCGAGGACTAATAGAAACAAGCGAAATCGGAGAGGTGAAAGAGGAATTTAGGCTAAGCATTTAAATTTCGATTTTTCTTTATTTTTAGCCTTTATTTGGTAAAATCACGCAAATTTAGCTAATCGGACGAAAGATTGTTTTCAAATATTTATACGTATAGGTTTTTTATCGTAAATTCGGTCAAAAACGAGTTTATAACCAAATTTGCAAAAAGCAAGCTGGGCGTAGCGTGGGCAATACTGCATCCGCTAGCCCAAGTGCTCATCTACGCGACCATACTCTCCTCGGTACTCTCAGCCAAGTTGCCCGGCATCGATAGCAAATACGCATACGCAATCTACCTAATGAGCGGGATGCTTTGCTGGATGCTTTTTAGCGAGATTTTTTCGCGCTGCATCGGCATTTTTACCGACAACGCCAACATAATCAAAAAAATGTCTTTTCCAAAAATCGTTCTTCCGGCTACCGTAGTTTTAAGCTCAGTGATAAACAATCTAATTTTATTCGCCGCAATAGCAGTCGTATTTGCTTTTTTGGGACATTTTGCCGGCGCAAATTTGATCTTTTTGCCGATCTTTTCCTTAGTCACGGTGATGCTAGCCGTAGGATTTGGGCTGTTTTTCGGCGTCATAAACGTCTTTATGCGCGACGTAGGCCAGATCATCGCCATCGTATTGCAGTTTTTATTTTGGCTAACGCCAATCGTTTATATGACGAGCATTTTACCGTCAAATTTGCAAGAGCTAATCTACATAAATCCGCTTGTTGGCGTAGTTAGCGGCTATCACGATATTTTGATTTACGACAAGATGCCCGATTTTTCACTTTTGATTTATCCGATTATTATCGGCGCGGCAAGCCTTGGAGCCGCATTTTTCGTTTATAAACGAGCCGAAGAAGAGATGGCGGACGTTTTATGATTTTATCGGTTCAAAATATCTGTAAAACTTACTTGGATTATGAGAGTAACTTTAAGCGATTTGCCTCGTGGTTTAGCAAAAATAAAGAAGAAAAAAACGTAAAAACCGTGCTAAAAGACGTAAGCTTTGACGTGGGAGCCGGCGAAGTAGTCGGGCTAATCGGTCAAAACGGAGCGGGCAAGAGCACTCTTTTAAAAATCATATCGCACACACTAAAGCCCTCAAGCGGCCGCGTAACGAGCAGTGCTAAAATTTCGTCTATTTTGGAGCTGGGCATGGGCTTTCACGGCGATCTAACAGGCAGGCAAAACGCCTACCAGTCCTGCTCTCTCATGGGCTACTCAAAAGAGCAGATCGACGAAATAATAGCCTATATCGAAGACTTTGCCGAGATAGGCGAGTATTTTGATTATCCCGTGCGAATTTACAGTAGCGGCATGCAGATGCGCCTTGCTTTTTCGGTCGTCACGGCAAACCGCCCAGATATACTCATCATCGACGAAGCGCTATCGGTAGGCGACGTGTACTTTCAGCACAAAAGCTTTGACAAGATAAAAGAATTTAAAAGCCTAGGCACTACGCTCATCATCGTTTCGCACGATAGCGGTGCGATAAAATCGATCTGCGACCGAGTAATCTTGCTAGAAAAAGGGCAAATTCTAAAAGACGGAGAGCCTGAAGCCGTACTTGATTATTATAACGCCCTAATCTCAAAAAAACAAGACGTACAAATCTCGCAAGTAGCCCTAGAAAACGGCAAAATCGCAACTATATCGGGCAACAAAAAAGCCTGCATAAAAAACGTGGAAATTTTAGACGCCGCAGGCAAAAAGATACAAAATTTAGAAGTCGGCAAAAAAATCAAACTAAAAGTAACGGTACAAGCAAACGAAAATTTGCCCTCGCTAGTGCTAGGCTATCAGATCAAAAATCGCTTCTCGCAGGTCGTCTACGGCACGAACACTTACCATCTAAAGCAAGCTTTAAAAAATCTCAAAAAAGGCGAGGAGTACGACTTTAGTTTCGAATTTGACGCAAATTTGGGCGTCGGGTCGTTTTCAGTCACATTAGCGCTACACGATAACGACAACCATCTGCAAAACAACTACGAATGGCGCGACAACGCAATCATTTTTAACGTCGTAAATTTTAGCAAGCCCGATTTCGTCGGCCTTGCGTATCTTGAACCGAGTTTAGAAGTAAAGAGAATAAATGGATAAATTTTATAAAAGTTTCGAGGATAAATTTAGGGGAGATAAGAGCGAGATCAAAAAACGCCTGCTTGCTTATGAGCCGTTTTTGCAAATTTTAAAGCAAAATAACGAAAAGCCGGCGGCGGTCGATCTAGGCTGCGGTAGAGGCGAATGGCTTGAAATTTTAAAGCAAAACGGCTTTATTGCGCGCGGTTGCGACGTTAGCGAGGAGATGATAAAAGAGTGCGAGAAAAACGCGCTTGAGGCCAAAAAACAAGGAGCGATAGAGTTTTTAAGCGAGCTAGAAGACTCAAGCCTTGCGCTCGTTAGCGCCTTTCAGCTTGCAGAGCATTTAGAGTTTAGCGAGCTTTGCGAACTAATAAAACAAGCGCGCCGAGTTCTCAAAGACGGCGGTATCTTGCTACTTGAAACGCCAAATCCCGAAAACTTACGCGTCGCTACGCTAACTTTCTACTTAGACGTTACGCACGTAAAGCCTATCCCGCCGATGCTACTTGAGTATCTGTGCGAATTTGAAGGCTTTAGCGATACGTTTATGATGAGGCTGAACTCAAATTTGAGCTTTAGCGAGGATTTGCAAAATCAAAACGTCACGTTAAGAGACGTTTTAAGCAGCGTCGGGCTTGATTACGCGGTTTTGGGACTTAAAAACGGCGACGAAAAAACTCACGAAGCATTTTTAAACGCGGCTAAAAGCGGCTATAGTTTTGAAGAGTTAGCCGATAGATTCGACGTAGCGGCGTTTAAAAACAAAACTCAGATGCTCGAGCTAAAAAACGACGTCTGGAAGGAGTCTTTGGAGACGAAAGAGGCTCTTTGGAAAAGCTCGCTTGAGCTAGATAATTTACGAGCCCAAAACGCACGCCTGCACGAAGATCTAGAAAATTTACTCGGCAAATATCTCGCGCTAAACCACAAAGTCTACGTCCTAGAAAACGAAACTCCCGTTATCAAAAACGATATCGAGCATCTTAAAATTTTCGTCGCCAAATTTAAAAGGGTCGCAAAGCCGCTTATTTGGGTATATAAGTTTTTGAGATTTTGTAAAAATTTAGCTAAAGATAATCTCAAAAAAGCGCTCAAATTCGGTATAAATTTAACCGAAAAGACGGCAAATAACAATCCTAAATTTAAAAAGAATCTCAAGATATTTTTAAATAAATTCCCGGCTCTTAGGGCAAAAATTTTTAGCCTCAAAGGCCAAATAAGAGACGATATATACGTCTCGCAAGAGGGCGTTTTCGAGCCGAACGTTTTTGAACTAAAGCACTCAAAAGAGTACGAGCAAAATTTGGAGCTGAAAAATCTCAAATTTAAAGAAAACTTTAGCGAGCTAACGGTAATCGGCAACATCAGCGGACACTACAGTCTGGCCGCAATAAATAGAAACATCGTATTTAGGCTACTAAACAAAGTAAAAAACGTCTTTGTTATCTGCTATCACGCAAACTATTTTGATAAAATCGAAGACATCGCGATAACCAAAGACGAGTACGAAACGCTAAGAAGCATAGTGCCGGATAAAAACGCACCCGCAATCAGAAGCGACGACAAGGTCGCGATCTACCACCACTACCCGCTAATCGAAGACGTGCGCGAGGGATACGGCTTTGAGATCGCGGTGTTTTTCTGGGAGGAGTCGCGTATCCCGCCTAGGACGATCGAAATTTTAAACTCCAAGTATAAAGGCATTTTAGTTTCGACCTTTTTCATCAAAAAAATTCTCATCGACAACGGTTGCTATACGCCCGTAAAAGTGGCCGATATACCGCTAAAAACGCCGCCTGCGCCAAGCGTTTCGCAAGAAAACAGCGACCAAAAGCGCGAGATAAAGCTCTTTCACATCTCCTCGTGCCTACCTAGAAAGGGTGCCGATGTGCTACTGCGAGCCTTTAACGAAGCTTGCAAAAAAGCTAAATTTGAGCTAAGCCTAACGATAAAAAGCTTCCCTAATCCGCACAACAGCGTAACCGAGCAAATCGAGCTTTTAGTCGATAAAAAGTACCGCGATAAAATCTGCGTGATACTAAACGAAGATCTAACCGCGCTTGACGTGGCAAATCTATACGAGCAGTGCGATATCGTCGTGCTACCGACGCGCGGCGAGGGGCTAAATATGCCGGCAATCGAAGGCGTACACTATAAAAAGCCGGTTATCTCCACCGACTATAGCGGCCAGTGCGAGTTTTTGGATGGCAGCTGCGAGTTTATCGGATACAAATTTGCGCCGGCCGTTACGCATTTTAATCTAAATTATTCATTTTGGGCGGAGCCTAGCGTCAAGGATCTAAGCGAAAAGATCCTCAAAGTAGCCGAGCAAATTTTACAAAACCGCGCGCCAAACATAGAACCAATAAAACAGAAGGTCGATGAAATGATGTTCGGCAAGAAAAATGCGCTAAATTTTATCTCGAGCATCTCGCATCTAAAATCCTTTAAAAATGAGCCAAGCGAGCTAAAAATAGCCTACTTTTCGACATATAACGCCGTTTGCGGTATAGCCGAATACTCAAAATACCTAACGGACGAGCTTGCGCGAGCGGGCGCAGATTTGCAAATTTACACTTGGAGCGAGCAAAAGCGCACCGATGGGTCAAATTTAACCCAAGAAAACGACAATATAAAAGTCTATGAAATAGAGCGCGAAAAACTACTATCGGGGCTTGAGACGGATGCGAATATTATCTGGCTACAACACCATTTTACCTTTTTCGAGATAGATGAAAAGCTAAAATCAGACGTCGCCGCGCTAAAATCGCAGGGCAAAATTTGTTTCATCACGCTTCACAGCACGAAGCAAATCCTAAACTACCCGCACCAAACTCAACAAAACTGGCACGACACGCTTTACGAATTCGACCGAGTTTTCGTCCACAGTATCGACGATCTAAATACGCTTAGGCTGCTTGGACTTATCGACAACGTCACGCTAGTACCACACGGAACGCAAAATTTAACGAGCGCTCAAATCAAATGCAAAGAAGCGGACGGCAAATTTATGGTAGGATTTTTAGGACTGCTATTTGCGCATAAAAACCTACCTGTGCTACTAGAAGCTTTTGCGAAATTCAGTCAAAATATAGACGCAAAACTAGTCATAATCAGTCCGGTCGCAAGCGCGGACGGCGAGGCGGAGCTACAAAGATGCCACAAACTTTGCGAAAAGCTAAATTTGAGCGAAAAAATAGAGTGGCATACGAGCTTTTTACCGATAGAAACTGTAAACGAAAAACTAAGTTGTTGCGATGCGATCGTATTGCCGTACGGACAGACCGACGAGGGTAGTAGTGCAGCAGCCAGAGTCTCTCTAAGTCTTTGTAAAAACGTTATAGTTACGCCGTCAAGAATCTTTAGCGAGATGCAAAATATCACGATAGCGGCAGACGGTTTTAGCGACGAGGATATCCTAGAACAACTCGAAAAAGTAAAAAATAATGAAATAGATGGTAAAATTTATGATAAGCGCATAAAGTGGCTAGAAGAAAACAGCTGGCAAAACATCGCCGGTCTTTATTTAAGAATCTTTAAAGCCATAAATACTGATCATAATTTTATGCGACATTTAAAAAACGGAGAAGAATAATGAAAAAAGCTATAATCACGGGCGTCGGAGGCCAAGACGGCGCGTATCTGGCTAGATATCTGATCGATCTGGGATATGAGATCTATGGCGGTTACAGACGAGCGGTGAGCCCGAATTTTTGGAGATTAAACGAGCTAGGTCTTTTAAATGAGCCGAATTTTCATCTAGTCGAGTTTGAGCTAACCGACCCGTTTAATATCCTAAGCGTCGTCAATAAAATAAGACCCGAGGAAATCTACAACCTAGCCGCCCAAAGTTTCGTAGGCGTTAGTTTTAAAGAGCCTTTCCACACTGCAAACGCTACGGGTATCGGCACGCTAAATATACTAGAGGCAATCAAAACGGTAGATAAAAGTATCAAATTTTACCAAGCTAGCACATCAGAGATGTTCGGCAAAGTCCAAGCCGTCCCGCAAAGCGAAACGACGCCGTTTTATCCGCGTTCACCTTACGGAGTGGCAAAGCTTTATGCACACTTTATCACAGTAAACTATCAAGAAAGCTACGATATTTTCGCCTCAAGCGGCATTTTATTTAACCACGAAAGTCCGCTAAGAGGACTTGAGTTCGTCACGAGAAAAATCACGAATACGGCCGCAAAAATCGCTCTGAAAAAGGCTAAAACTTTAGAACTAGGCAACCTAGACGCAAAGCGCGACTGGGGCTACGCCAAAGAATACGTCGAAGGCATGCACGCGATGCTACAAGCCCCAACTCCGGACACCTTCGTGCTCGCTACCGGCGTAACGACCACTGTCAGGGATTTTGTAAAGCTTAGCTTTGAAGCGCTAGATATCGGAATAAAATTCGAGGGCGAAGGCATAAACGAAGTCGGGCTAAACGATAAGGGCGACGTGATCGTAAAGATAAATCCGGCATTTTTTAGACCCGCGGAGGTCGATCTGCTAATAGGCGACGCCTCAAAAGCTAAGCAAAAGCTCGGTTGGAGCGCAAAGACTGATCTAAAGGGACTTTGCGATATGATGATAAAAGCCGATCTAAGGCGCATCGAGGCGGGATTTGAGTTCTAAGCGCGTTTTTATCACGGGGATTGAGGGCTTTACGGGTCGCTATCTGGAGCGATACCTTTGTGCGCTCGGCTACGAGGTCTCAGGCGGCGCCCTGAGACCTAGCGCGCCTAATCATACGCGCCTTGATCTGCTTGATAAAGACAGCATAAAAGCCGCCTTTGGCGTCAAATTCGACTACATCATCCACCTCGCGGCGGTGTCTTTTGCTATGGCCGACCCTACCGAAATCAAAAATGCAAACGAAATCGGTACCATAAATTTGCTAGAGGCTCTAGGTTCCGTTAAATTTGAAAAGGCGATCTTTGCAAGCTCGGCTAGCGTCTACGGCGGAGGAGATATGCCCATGTGCGAAAACTCTCCGTTAAATCCGCAAAGCGTCTATGCCGAAAGTAAAATTTTCATGGAGGAGCAGATAGCTAAAAGCGGACTTCCTTTTATCATAGCGCGCCCATTTAACTACACAGGTACTGGACAAAGCGAAAATTTCCTCATACCAAAAATAGTGCGGCATTTTAAAGATAAAGCTCATACAATAAAACTCGGAAATTTGACGCCAAAGCGCGAATATAACGACATAAACGACGTCGTGAGAATATACGAGCAACTACTAAAACTCGAAGCTAACGATGAAATTTTTAACATTGGCTCTGGTAAGGCTTATAGTATTGAGGAAATTTTACAAATTTTACATCGCTTAAGCGGGCACGATATCGCCGTACAAAGCGATCCCCGATTTATCAGAGCAAACGACCCCGCCCTACTCGTCTGCGATACTATGAAACTAAAAAGCTGTGGCATAGCTCCTTGCAACGGAGATATAAATAATCTACTATACTCTATGCTTTAGATATTAATATACTTCCTGGCGTCTTTCGCCAAAATCTAGCATTGTTATTATTCTATTTTTTATATACAAAAACTTAAATAGTTCGTATCTTATTAAATCACGGATTTTAATTACTTTTCCCGCAGGTTTTAATTTCCGGTTTTAGACCAAAATCAAGAGCTAGGCGCAAAATGGAAAAATATGTAACTTTAAATTTTATAAACTGGCTTTACAGAAGAAGAGAAGTTCGGCAGGTAAAACCTGCCGAAAAGAAAGGAGAAATCAGAATGCGTTAATAGTAACTTCGCCAGCATTAACTGTTGTGTCAAGGTTGGCAATATTTACGCCCGATAGCTTAACGATAGTGTCGCCTGCGCCAAAGTCAGCATCACCTGTAGCAGCGTTGTATACCAAGTATGTATCGTTTAGATATGAATAAGCATATATCTTGCCTGCTTGGTTATGAGACCCACCAAAGAATCCACCATGTTTAGCCGCAAGAGCAAAGTTATCTTGCGCATTTCCGTTGGCATCTATAGCTACTTTTTCTATAGGAGCCGTACCGCCAGCAAATTTGATCTTATCACCTACATTGATCTTATCTATTGTCACAAGTCTAGTGTGAGACTCGTTGGCACTATCAAAACCTGCGCCTATAACCGAAGTACTAACATCGAAGGTATCATTACCCGAACCGCTCTTAATGGTTATAATTTGGCCTTTTGGATCTGCGCCTGCGCTACCTGGGGCTAGGAAAGTTCCTGTCTTAATGGTATTATTGCCTTCGCCTGCATCGATTGAAATTTTTGCAGCTTTTTGATCACCCGCCAAAGTAATCGTGTCATCTCCATCAGTAGCTTTAATAATCTCAATAACTTTACTTGCCGTGTTTGTGATAGTACCTTTTTCTACATTTTTTAAACCGCTAAAGTCAATCTTTGTTAATTTTTCAGCATTCGTATCGTTAAACGTATATTCGTCGGTGCCAGTACCCATATCGCCCGAGATAGTAGCTGTTTCTAGATCTTTACCTTCGACGCTTTCAGAACCATTAACAAGCGAGAATTTTGTAGCAGCAGTTACAACCAACTTATCAGCCTGAGCAGACGTAGTAACGTTTGCGACGAAATCTTTCGAGTTGATATCTTGCTTCATGGTGATATTAACATCTGTTGAAAGCGGAGTTTGGGTAGAGCCTTTATAGACTACCGTATCTGCCACAATACTATTAAACACATTTGCACCTATGGTTTTACTTAGATCTACCGTTACGCTATCGGCACTTACAGAACCTGTAGCACCAAGATTAACGATACCCTTAG
Coding sequences within it:
- a CDS encoding glycosyltransferase is translated as MDKFYKSFEDKFRGDKSEIKKRLLAYEPFLQILKQNNEKPAAVDLGCGRGEWLEILKQNGFIARGCDVSEEMIKECEKNALEAKKQGAIEFLSELEDSSLALVSAFQLAEHLEFSELCELIKQARRVLKDGGILLLETPNPENLRVATLTFYLDVTHVKPIPPMLLEYLCEFEGFSDTFMMRLNSNLSFSEDLQNQNVTLRDVLSSVGLDYAVLGLKNGDEKTHEAFLNAAKSGYSFEELADRFDVAAFKNKTQMLELKNDVWKESLETKEALWKSSLELDNLRAQNARLHEDLENLLGKYLALNHKVYVLENETPVIKNDIEHLKIFVAKFKRVAKPLIWVYKFLRFCKNLAKDNLKKALKFGINLTEKTANNNPKFKKNLKIFLNKFPALRAKIFSLKGQIRDDIYVSQEGVFEPNVFELKHSKEYEQNLELKNLKFKENFSELTVIGNISGHYSLAAINRNIVFRLLNKVKNVFVICYHANYFDKIEDIAITKDEYETLRSIVPDKNAPAIRSDDKVAIYHHYPLIEDVREGYGFEIAVFFWEESRIPPRTIEILNSKYKGILVSTFFIKKILIDNGCYTPVKVADIPLKTPPAPSVSQENSDQKREIKLFHISSCLPRKGADVLLRAFNEACKKAKFELSLTIKSFPNPHNSVTEQIELLVDKKYRDKICVILNEDLTALDVANLYEQCDIVVLPTRGEGLNMPAIEGVHYKKPVISTDYSGQCEFLDGSCEFIGYKFAPAVTHFNLNYSFWAEPSVKDLSEKILKVAEQILQNRAPNIEPIKQKVDEMMFGKKNALNFISSISHLKSFKNEPSELKIAYFSTYNAVCGIAEYSKYLTDELARAGADLQIYTWSEQKRTDGSNLTQENDNIKVYEIEREKLLSGLETDANIIWLQHHFTFFEIDEKLKSDVAALKSQGKICFITLHSTKQILNYPHQTQQNWHDTLYEFDRVFVHSIDDLNTLRLLGLIDNVTLVPHGTQNLTSAQIKCKEADGKFMVGFLGLLFAHKNLPVLLEAFAKFSQNIDAKLVIISPVASADGEAELQRCHKLCEKLNLSEKIEWHTSFLPIETVNEKLSCCDAIVLPYGQTDEGSSAAARVSLSLCKNVIVTPSRIFSEMQNITIAADGFSDEDILEQLEKVKNNEIDGKIYDKRIKWLEENSWQNIAGLYLRIFKAINTDHNFMRHLKNGEE
- a CDS encoding ABC transporter ATP-binding protein, producing the protein MILSVQNICKTYLDYESNFKRFASWFSKNKEEKNVKTVLKDVSFDVGAGEVVGLIGQNGAGKSTLLKIISHTLKPSSGRVTSSAKISSILELGMGFHGDLTGRQNAYQSCSLMGYSKEQIDEIIAYIEDFAEIGEYFDYPVRIYSSGMQMRLAFSVVTANRPDILIIDEALSVGDVYFQHKSFDKIKEFKSLGTTLIIVSHDSGAIKSICDRVILLEKGQILKDGEPEAVLDYYNALISKKQDVQISQVALENGKIATISGNKKACIKNVEILDAAGKKIQNLEVGKKIKLKVTVQANENLPSLVLGYQIKNRFSQVVYGTNTYHLKQALKNLKKGEEYDFSFEFDANLGVGSFSVTLALHDNDNHLQNNYEWRDNAIIFNVVNFSKPDFVGLAYLEPSLEVKRING
- a CDS encoding motility associated factor glycosyltransferase family protein, which produces MAKKKEDEYLKLNSLQKKGARENQTSDKGDKNIDETVTNIANPIFKKNLQALFQQDEILAARLWGMKETEKYDVFIGKDPIDINIIDNKTLKYVYESPAKDILRILESTEKEYKRYPIMYFYGLGNGIFYKALLKNETHQKVIVVEPEIEIIYIALNLIDLSDELISERLVLFFSEFATYSQFYFAVSSQLFSSYAKTYNLHIHTPFYENFHEDIVRINKDFTKAISQMVVAHGNSIDDTLIGIKHHIEHIPEMVTNYCYTDLIKKRHGLMDTAIIVSTGPSLDKQLETLKKFAPYFTVISLDASYPILLKHGIKPDYVTSIERVEATSSFFKNKNKKIDEDIYFIVASLTHKQTVDNILPRRLTLTMRPQQSEMAFNMPKYGYLGIGHSTANQAYQLAYALGHKNIILIGQDLAFAPDGKSHASGHAFAQADEYLYVEAYGGEGEVRTTYIWDKFKNQFEKDIEQAKNEQITTYNCTEGGARIQGSIERPFLETAEELSKDKKIKKLPHIEKNSEKTANKDLLKAYKFIVKKVQTQNKVKQRIEKTFLELVPKIDKIMKIKDEGKVDESLFDPLVKIIDKIDKLKNYISGQNLKKYIENVLQIAVYHQELELAKISVAPSDTKMEKVNKLLEWAEMHKYWMFSAAGGINADMEVTKKASENLVKELKKRGLIETSEIGEVKEEFRLSI
- a CDS encoding ABC transporter permease, producing the protein MFSNIYTYRFFIVNSVKNEFITKFAKSKLGVAWAILHPLAQVLIYATILSSVLSAKLPGIDSKYAYAIYLMSGMLCWMLFSEIFSRCIGIFTDNANIIKKMSFPKIVLPATVVLSSVINNLILFAAIAVVFAFLGHFAGANLIFLPIFSLVTVMLAVGFGLFFGVINVFMRDVGQIIAIVLQFLFWLTPIVYMTSILPSNLQELIYINPLVGVVSGYHDILIYDKMPDFSLLIYPIIIGAASLGAAFFVYKRAEEEMADVL
- a CDS encoding NAD-dependent epimerase/dehydratase family protein translates to MSSKRVFITGIEGFTGRYLERYLCALGYEVSGGALRPSAPNHTRLDLLDKDSIKAAFGVKFDYIIHLAAVSFAMADPTEIKNANEIGTINLLEALGSVKFEKAIFASSASVYGGGDMPMCENSPLNPQSVYAESKIFMEEQIAKSGLPFIIARPFNYTGTGQSENFLIPKIVRHFKDKAHTIKLGNLTPKREYNDINDVVRIYEQLLKLEANDEIFNIGSGKAYSIEEILQILHRLSGHDIAVQSDPRFIRANDPALLVCDTMKLKSCGIAPCNGDINNLLYSML
- the gmd gene encoding GDP-mannose 4,6-dehydratase, whose protein sequence is MKKAIITGVGGQDGAYLARYLIDLGYEIYGGYRRAVSPNFWRLNELGLLNEPNFHLVEFELTDPFNILSVVNKIRPEEIYNLAAQSFVGVSFKEPFHTANATGIGTLNILEAIKTVDKSIKFYQASTSEMFGKVQAVPQSETTPFYPRSPYGVAKLYAHFITVNYQESYDIFASSGILFNHESPLRGLEFVTRKITNTAAKIALKKAKTLELGNLDAKRDWGYAKEYVEGMHAMLQAPTPDTFVLATGVTTTVRDFVKLSFEALDIGIKFEGEGINEVGLNDKGDVIVKINPAFFRPAEVDLLIGDASKAKQKLGWSAKTDLKGLCDMMIKADLRRIEAGFEF
- the pseI gene encoding pseudaminic acid synthase; protein product: MKIANFDTDKKVFIIAELSANHSGSLQTALDTIKAAKRAGADAIKLQTYTPYSLTLDSRGEDFMIKGGLWDGANLYELYKQALTPREWHEQLFAAAKDEGLVCFSSPFCRDDADFLEKFNPPAYKIASFEVTDYDFVRYVALKGKPIIISTGIATEQEIADVVQICKDAGNEQIALLKCTSSYPAPLDGMNLLTIADMKRKFGVEVGFSDHTLGIVAPVVAVSLGARVVEKHFILDKSVRSVDEAFSLDELEFSEMVKAVRDAEALLGKVNYELDDKAVQNRRFSRSLYACADIKEGEIFSEKNVKSVRPGYGLHPKFLPELLGKKAKRDIKFSERITKEDI